From a single Streptomyces sp. NBC_01264 genomic region:
- a CDS encoding ATP-binding protein: MTGAPGTAALRTALRGLEIFEGLTEEQLDWLVSVSEPRVLADGEVLFRDGEEATGFHVLLSGGLVVTKVVDGREEVLTRHSTEEESAAAEEHDGKPSAAHRFTGELPLLTDGAYVATAAASGPATTVVAYAKPVFFEMLTRCHGVAAVLIPVLAWRIKSSEVQARKRATVEALGTLAAGLAHELNNPAAAVARAAQELAPALDQLTRTAQAWGAAATGAERAVFDQLAVELDKVTPPEVTDPLAQADAEEEIADWAEEAGAERAGLLGSGVSDLGLNLGGLLERLEGVGEPALPAALDHLAALLEIRSLAAELRAAGPRISQLVSATRDYANLDRAPEQRFAVTDGLENTLVVLRSKLAGIGIVRSYDPDLPELTGYPSELNQVWTNLVDNAAAAMEGAGTLTLRARVEGVCMVVEIADTGSGIPAASLPRIFEPFYTTKDVGKGTGLGLHLSYRIVTQRHHGSITARSRPGETRMTVRLPLSGTDPSCAVPAAGEEPSGPTDSTDSTAPSPSKS; the protein is encoded by the coding sequence ATGACCGGGGCCCCGGGCACCGCCGCGCTGCGCACCGCCCTGCGCGGGCTGGAGATCTTCGAGGGCCTCACCGAGGAGCAGCTGGACTGGCTGGTCTCGGTCTCCGAACCGAGGGTGCTCGCCGACGGGGAGGTGCTGTTCCGCGACGGGGAGGAGGCCACGGGCTTCCACGTCCTGCTCTCCGGTGGGCTGGTGGTCACCAAGGTCGTCGACGGCCGCGAAGAGGTCCTCACCCGGCACTCCACCGAGGAGGAGAGCGCGGCCGCCGAGGAGCACGACGGCAAACCCTCGGCCGCGCACCGGTTCACCGGCGAACTTCCCCTGCTGACGGACGGGGCGTACGTGGCCACGGCCGCGGCGAGCGGGCCCGCCACGACCGTGGTGGCGTACGCGAAACCGGTCTTCTTCGAGATGCTGACCCGCTGCCACGGGGTGGCCGCCGTACTGATCCCCGTACTGGCCTGGCGCATCAAGTCCTCCGAGGTCCAGGCCCGCAAACGGGCCACCGTCGAGGCGCTGGGCACCCTCGCGGCCGGCCTCGCGCACGAGCTGAACAATCCCGCCGCGGCCGTGGCCCGGGCCGCGCAGGAACTGGCGCCCGCCCTGGACCAGCTCACGCGCACCGCCCAGGCGTGGGGCGCGGCCGCCACCGGCGCGGAGCGCGCCGTGTTCGACCAGCTGGCCGTCGAGCTGGACAAGGTGACCCCGCCCGAGGTCACCGATCCGCTGGCGCAGGCGGACGCCGAGGAGGAGATCGCCGACTGGGCCGAGGAGGCGGGCGCGGAGCGGGCGGGGCTGCTGGGCTCGGGGGTCTCCGACCTCGGACTGAACCTGGGCGGGCTGCTGGAGCGGCTGGAGGGGGTCGGCGAGCCGGCCCTGCCCGCGGCCCTGGACCATCTGGCGGCCCTCCTGGAGATCCGCTCGCTCGCCGCCGAGCTGCGGGCGGCCGGTCCGCGGATCTCCCAACTCGTTTCGGCGACCCGTGATTACGCCAATCTCGACCGGGCCCCCGAGCAGCGCTTCGCGGTGACCGACGGGCTGGAGAACACGCTGGTCGTGCTGCGTTCCAAGCTCGCGGGCATCGGGATCGTCCGCTCGTACGACCCGGACCTGCCCGAACTGACGGGCTATCCGAGCGAGCTGAACCAGGTGTGGACCAACCTGGTCGACAATGCCGCGGCGGCCATGGAAGGCGCCGGAACCCTCACCCTGCGGGCCCGGGTCGAAGGCGTCTGCATGGTGGTGGAGATCGCCGACACCGGCTCGGGCATCCCCGCCGCATCCCTGCCGAGGATCTTCGAACCCTTCTACACGACCAAGGACGTGGGCAAGGGAACGGGGCTCGGGCTCCACCTCAGCTACCGCATCGTGACCCAGCGCCACCACGGTTCGATCACGGCCCGCTCGCGGCCGGGGGAGACCCGGATGACCGTCCGGCTGCCGCTGTCCGGGACCGATCCGTCCTGCGCCGTGCCGGCCGCGGGCGAAGAGCCCTCCGGTCCCACGGATTCCACGGATTCCACCGCTCCATCCCCATCGAAGAGTTGA
- a CDS encoding MFS transporter has product MPTTARTAPSATTTGVTLRPAAGAAGAPRSSGFWVVGAVLVLLMLSSSVPSALYVLYQQEWGLSSGMITVVFALYAVTVLAGLLLFGSLSDTLGRRPVLAAGLVLAIVAMGLFAAAQGLGLLLAARAVQGLAVGLAAGAMGAALLELAPRSRPALGAQVNSAGPTVGIGLGGIGAGLLVQYAPAPTVLTYLLLVGAFAVSLVGVARMAESAPGRAAGRAAGGRFKLAPHRIHIPAAARGRFAVLILTIVAVWSVGGFYLSLGPHLALSLLQSTNYLVGGATVALLAGAATAAQLLLGRTEALRTAVLGLLGLLGGLALVLLALGLGSAPVFLVATAVLGAGWGAAFLGSFRALSALAEPAHRGELTAAVYVFAYLAMSVPAVLAGLLTNIHGLHRTSVGFMATVAAVCALALLATLRLAARNRTEGSTA; this is encoded by the coding sequence TTGCCCACGACAGCACGGACCGCGCCGTCCGCGACCACCACGGGGGTCACCTTGCGTCCAGCCGCCGGCGCCGCAGGCGCACCGAGAAGCTCCGGCTTCTGGGTGGTGGGCGCGGTCCTCGTCCTGCTGATGCTCTCCTCCTCCGTCCCCTCCGCCCTCTACGTCCTCTACCAGCAGGAGTGGGGCCTGTCCTCCGGCATGATCACGGTGGTCTTCGCCCTGTACGCCGTCACCGTGCTCGCCGGACTCCTGCTGTTCGGCTCGCTGTCCGACACCCTCGGCCGGCGGCCCGTACTCGCGGCCGGGCTGGTCCTGGCGATCGTCGCCATGGGCCTGTTCGCCGCGGCCCAGGGGCTCGGCCTGCTGCTCGCCGCCCGCGCCGTGCAGGGGCTGGCGGTGGGCCTGGCCGCCGGGGCCATGGGCGCCGCCCTGCTGGAACTGGCCCCGCGTTCGCGGCCCGCGCTCGGCGCCCAGGTCAACAGCGCCGGCCCGACGGTGGGCATCGGCCTCGGCGGCATCGGGGCCGGGCTGCTGGTGCAGTACGCACCCGCTCCGACCGTGCTGACCTACCTCCTGCTCGTCGGGGCCTTCGCCGTCTCCCTGGTCGGGGTGGCCCGGATGGCGGAGAGCGCGCCGGGGCGGGCGGCGGGCCGGGCGGCCGGCGGCCGCTTCAAACTGGCCCCGCACCGGATCCACATCCCCGCCGCGGCGCGCGGCCGCTTCGCCGTGCTGATCCTGACCATCGTGGCCGTCTGGTCGGTCGGAGGGTTCTACCTCTCGCTCGGCCCGCACCTGGCCCTGTCCCTGCTCCAGAGCACCAACTACCTCGTCGGCGGAGCCACCGTGGCCCTCCTCGCCGGAGCCGCCACCGCCGCCCAGCTCCTGCTGGGCCGCACCGAGGCCCTGCGCACCGCCGTCCTCGGCCTGCTCGGGCTGCTGGGCGGACTGGCCCTGGTGCTCCTCGCGCTCGGGCTCGGCTCCGCCCCCGTGTTCCTCGTGGCCACCGCGGTGCTCGGAGCCGGCTGGGGCGCCGCCTTCCTCGGCTCCTTCCGCGCCCTGAGCGCGCTGGCCGAGCCGGCGCACCGGGGCGAACTGACCGCCGCCGTCTACGTGTTCGCGTACCTCGCGATGAGCGTGCCGGCGGTGCTGGCCGGACTGCTCACCAACATCCACGGACTGCACCGCACCTCGGTCGGCTTCATGGCCACCGTCGCCGCGGTGTGCGCCCTGGCCCTGCTGGCCACCCTGCGGCTGGCGGCCCGCAACAGGACGGAAGGGAGCACCGCATGA
- a CDS encoding FAD binding domain-containing protein, whose translation MILTEFDYVRPVGLDEALTLLAGRPGARVLAGGQSLLPGLRTGEERASLLVDLRRMEELRGIEPVPGGLRIGALTTLAELAADPLVLAGAPEIAAAARANGDPQVRNLGTAGGNLAATGRATDLPVAAIAAGATAELAGPGGVSVITAEELAASGVPAGTVITALLVPVVAGGAAAFEKTADRATRYPVCAVAVRITPDGPRIAVTGATARAVRLRGVEERIGGGPYGTQNVLAAFRAEPRELFVPGRGTSAEYLGHLAGVLTARALTRAVQAPA comes from the coding sequence GTGATCCTCACGGAGTTCGACTACGTACGCCCCGTCGGCCTCGACGAGGCGCTGACCCTGCTCGCCGGCCGTCCCGGTGCCCGGGTGCTGGCCGGCGGGCAGAGCCTGCTGCCCGGCCTGCGCACGGGGGAGGAGCGGGCCTCCCTCCTCGTCGACCTGCGCCGGATGGAAGAGCTCCGGGGGATCGAGCCGGTACCCGGGGGGCTCCGGATCGGGGCGCTGACCACCCTGGCCGAGCTGGCCGCGGATCCCCTGGTGCTGGCCGGGGCGCCGGAGATCGCCGCCGCGGCCCGCGCCAACGGCGACCCCCAGGTCCGCAACCTCGGCACCGCCGGGGGCAACCTCGCCGCCACCGGCCGGGCCACCGACCTGCCCGTCGCCGCCATCGCCGCCGGCGCCACGGCCGAACTGGCCGGCCCCGGCGGGGTGTCGGTGATCACCGCCGAGGAGCTGGCCGCCTCCGGGGTTCCGGCGGGCACCGTCATCACCGCCCTGCTCGTCCCGGTGGTCGCGGGCGGCGCCGCCGCCTTCGAGAAGACCGCCGACCGGGCGACCCGCTACCCGGTCTGCGCCGTCGCCGTACGGATCACCCCCGACGGGCCGCGCATCGCGGTCACCGGGGCCACCGCCCGCGCGGTGCGGCTGCGCGGGGTCGAGGAACGGATCGGCGGAGGCCCGTACGGCACGCAGAACGTGCTCGCGGCCTTCCGCGCCGAACCCCGGGAGCTGTTCGTCCCGGGGCGCGGCACCTCGGCCGAGTACCTCGGCCACCTCGCGGGCGTACTCACCGCCCGCGCGCTCACGAGGGCCGTGCAGGCACCCGCCTGA